Proteins found in one Sorghum bicolor cultivar BTx623 chromosome 1, Sorghum_bicolor_NCBIv3, whole genome shotgun sequence genomic segment:
- the LOC8080217 gene encoding anthranilate synthase alpha subunit 1, chloroplastic: MATTSLALSLRLTPSSRPLSLRRRGAAVVTCRATTATFHQLDAVAVREEESKFRMAAAEGCNLLPLTRCIFSDHLTPVLAYRCLVKEDDREAPSFLFESVEQGSEGTNVGRYSVVGAQPAMEIVAKANHVTVMDHEMKSRREHFVPDPMKIPRTIMEQWNPQIADGLPNAFCGGWVGFFSYDTVRYVETKKLPFSKAPLDDRNLPDIHLGLYSDVIVFDHVEKKTHVIHWVRTDCYNSIDEAYEDGTTRLEALLSRLHCLNIPMLSSGSIKLNVGNTGSVMQNSTMSREEYKNIVVQAKEHILAGDIFQVVLSQRFERRTFADPFEIYRALRIVNPSPYMAYLQARGCILVASSPEILTRVQKRTVVNRPLAGTIRRGKTKAEDKVLEQLLLSDEKQRAEHIMLIDLGRNDVGKVSKPGSVKVEKLMNIERYSHVMHISSTVTGELRDDLTCWDALRAALPVGTVSGAPKVRAMELIDQLEVNMRGPYSGGFGGISFCGDMDIALALRTIVFPTTSRFDTMYSYTDKKSRQEWVAHLQAGAGIVADSKPDDEHQECLNKAAGAARAIDLAESTFLEE; the protein is encoded by the exons ATGGCCACAACCAGCCTCGCGCTCTCGCTGCGCCTCACGCCGTCGTCGCGGCCGCTCAGCCTCCGTCGTCGGGGGGCCGCCGTCGTCACCTGTCGCGCCACCACCGCCACGTTCCACCAGCTCGATGCCGTCG CGGTGAGGGAGGAGGAGTCCAAGTTCCGGATGGCAGCAGCGGAGGGCTGCAACCTCTTACCGCTCACGAGGTGCATCTTCTCCGATCATCTGACGCCGGTTCTCGCGTACCGGTGCCTCGTCAAGGAGGACGACCGCGAGGCGCCTAGCTTTCTCTTCGAGTCCGTCGAGCAGGGCTCTGAGGGCACCAATGTG GGGAGGTATAGCGTAGTCGGGGCGCAGCCTGCCATGGAGATCGTGGCCAAGGCTAACCATGTGACAGTGATGGACCATGAGATGAAGTCGAGGAGGGAGCACTTCGTGCCTGATCCAATGAAGATCCCTAGGACAATCATGGAGCAGTGGAACCCACAGATTGCCGACGGCCTCCCTAATGCATTTTGTG GAGGATGGGTTGGATTCTTCTCATATGATACAGTACGTTATGTTGAAACAAAGAAGCTTCCTTTTAGTAAGGCACCACTTGACGATAGAAACCTTCCTGACATCCATTTAGGCCTCTACAGTGATGTCATTGTGTTTGATCATGTTGAAAAG AAAACACATGTTATTCATTGGGTGAGAACAGATTGTTATAATTCTATTGATGAAGCATATGAAGATGGAACAACTCGACTTGAAGCTTTGTTATCAAGATTACATTGCCTCAATAT CCCAATGCTTTCTTCTGGTTCTATAAAACTTAATGTTGGAAACACTGGGTCAGTAATGCAAAATTCAACGATGTCAAGAgaagaatataaaaatatagtTGTCCAAGCTAAAGAACACATCTTAGCTGGTGACATTTTTCAAGTAGTTCTAAGCCAACGTTTTGAGAGACGAACATTTGCCGACCCCTTTGAAATCTATCGTGCATTGCGCATCGTAAATCCTAGTCCATATATGGCCTATCTACAG GCACGAGGTTGTATTCTCGTGGCATCAAGTCCTGAAATTCTTACTCGAGTGCAAAAG aGGACAGTAGTCAATCGACCACTTGCTGGAACCATAAGAAGAGGCAAAACAAAAGCAGAAGATAAAGTTTTAGAACAATTGCTTTTAAGTGATGAAAAGCAGCGTGCTGAACATATTATGCTAATAGATCTTGGCCGAAATGATGTTGGAAAG GTGTCTAAACCAGGTTCAGTAAAGGTGGAGAAATTGATGAATATTGAACGATATTCTCATGTCATGCACATCAGCTCTACT GTCACTGGAGAGCTACGTGATGATCTTACGTGTTGGGATGCACTACGAGCTGCATTACCAGTTGGAACAGTTAGTGGCGCTCCAAAG GTGAGAGCAATGGAGTTGATTGATCAGCTAGAAGTGAATATGCGTGGACCGTATAGTGGTGGCTTTGGAGGGATTTCCTTTTGTGGGGATATGGACATTGCACTCGCTCTTCGCACTATCGTCTTCCCCACCACATCTCGATTTGACACCATGTACTCCTACACGGACAAAAAGTCACGGCAAGAGTGGGTCGCTCATCTCCAGGCTGGAGCTGGCATAGTTGCTGATAGTAAACCAGACGACGAGCACCAAGAGTGCCTAAACAAGGCAGCAGGTGCTGCTCGTGCCATTGACCTTGCCGAATCTACATTTCTAGAAGAGTAG